The sequence GACTTACTTTGTGAAAACAAAGTTATGCCCAAATAATGTAATATTCACAAATACTGGCCTTCAGGATGATTTTAGACTATTTGCTTTTTGTATTCTCGCTGCACTTTATAAATATACCTGTTATACTCTTTCTCAcattaatttataaatgtttGTTTACAGATCTATCGTCTCAAAATCTCTTCCCCCTAATTTCACCATAGTCTCATTAGACTGAAGAAAAGCTTCTATGGCACAATTTGATTATTTCCCACCATGAGTCATTACAGTAGAGcccatatttcttttcatttcatcatccaaaaaaataacaaaagaataacGGAGATAAAGAAACCTTAGGGAATAAACTCCTGTTCTAATAAACTCACTTAGTTTAGCCTATCTTTTATTACATTCAAATACAGTTTTAATAAAAGGGACATATTTAGGTTCTTTGTAAGTAGtgaaccatttctttttctaaaatttttctgttgtttgtagGTATGAGATAAGGTCATAATTTGCTTTGTATAAATGAAAgtctgttgaaaaataaaaactgttttgtGTGCTATTACTTTTGGGTTCTATCTTAAGGTttgtttttcacttagtaatcTAATGTGCCTTCCAGGCTTGTTAAAACATGTTTTTATCCCTAATTTTATATATGTCTTCTTGTAGTTTCTCACATTAATAGAGTAGATATGAAAACTTCACATATCATAGATCAATCATAAACATAGGAATGAATATTGAATTTACTTTGGAGTTTCCGTAAATGTGAATATGGAacactgatttattatttttttttaagattttttttttgatgtggaccatttttttttttaagtttttattgaatttgttacggtattccttctttttttatgtttttttggctttttggccacgaggcatgtgggatcttagctccccaaccagggatcaaacatgtaccccctgcattggaaggtgaagtcttaaccattggaccaccagggaagtccccattgatTCACTGTTAATCCTACCAAATGCTTACCTCCTTTCCCCTGTCTCAGGATGTACTCAGGAAATACAAAGATAATTGAACTCTAATCTATGCCAGACATAGGAAACCTAGCtgcaaaaattaacatttaaaaaccacATTTTCTTAGCTtaggctgctgtaataaataccatagactggatggcttcaacAACCgacgtttatttctcacagttctggaggctgggaggtttGAGATGAGAGTGCCAGCATGGTTAGGttttggtgagggccctcttcttgGTTTGCTGCCTTCTTgatgtatcctcacatggcagagagacgaagctctgatgtctcttccttttcttataagggcactaattccatcatgggTGCTCCACCCTCATGGCCTCATCTAtatctaattacctcccaaaggccccaccaaCTAATACTGTTACCTtgaaggttagggcttcaacataggaattttagggagacacaaacattcagtctataacaaatagaaattattttttgactTCTTTCATGAATTATTAGTATTGCTGTTCTGGACTGTTTATTACAGAAAGGGAATTAAATATATAGGAttataaactgaaaatagaaaactCAAGGTTATAATTCTGATTCTTCatgatttgttcattcatttcttgAACATATAATTATTGAACAAgttctatgttccaggcactgttttatACATACTTAGCATGAATCGGTGAACAAAGTCCTTATTCTCATGGAATTTATGTTCTAACTATTAAAATAACGTCACCTGTAAATTTCACTGAAACCTATAGTCACttgcaaataaaaatttatttgataGTTCTTAGAGTTGTCatgttaaattgttttaaatgtagAGCTCAAAAGCACCACAGAATATAATATCTTTTGGAGTTGCCAGTTTTAACTTTAGGAGAATTTTTAAACCCTAAAAGGTTAATTAGGTTTTGTGAATTGTATAACTTAATTCTGGCTTATAGTAGAAAAAGTGTactgggagaggcagggagtaGTCTAGaaatcagtgatgttgaacaaCTGTTTATGTCATAGTGGTcctctctaaaaaataaaaattgtagtcAATATATGTAACTGCCATTAACTGAAAACCCTTGCTGTGTGTTCCAGGCAGTATGCCAcacatattttcttatataattcTCACAACCACTCAGTGAATAGGTAGGGTTTTCCTTATTTTCATGTGAGAAAATTGAGCCACAGTGCTCAGGTCattagcagagctgggatctaGAGCTTGGGGTCTCTcatgactccaaagcccatgccttTAACCACTATAtagtgttataaataaataataaagagtatataaatgtaaattataaataagtaataaagtataataatgtaataaagtACATGATACAAAGGTCAAAGTGTACAATAAGGTATATAATGAATGTGTAGTATTGTTTCCCAAATAAATTATCTTTAAGGTCATATCAAGCTCTAAaattatagatataaaataatcCTGTTAGCCTTTTGAGGACATGTAGTATATTAACCTTGAATCATTGAAATATTTTGCTGATCACTTCAGGTATGTTATTATGAAATTAGCTTTGATCCCCTGTACTTAAAGCTCAGACGTGGCTACATTAGTTCTAAAGTTGAGTCCTGTGTATTTTCAAGTATCTGTTTTACAATAAGatgatgttttgtattttaaactatttctctccttttttttttatagctacctATACTACAGAAACATGGAATAACTCATATAATATGTATAAGACAAAATATTGAAGCAAACTTTATTAAACCCAACTTTCAACAATTATTTAGGTAAGAATTGTtgctataatttataaaaatgttaaggGTAGCAAACatgtaatgtttttatttcaagttGATTTTATCATATCGGATTTTTCTcctgtatatatatgttttataaagaTGGGTCATACAGTACATCATTTAAAGAataaacttcctttaaaatatttttaaaaagtaattcatgCACAGAATGTGGAATTCTAAATGTTCAAAAACATGTATACTGAAAAGTAGGTTTCCCTGTTCCTGTCCCCTAGATACTCAATTCTCCTCCCTGCAGGTATCCGTTGTTTTTGAGTATGTTTCCAGAGGTAtgttacatatataaacatattcttacagATCAAgttagccttttttaaaaattacgtaTTTTGGAGATTGCTTCATATTATTTCTTAGctgcattcttcttttttttttccccccacactgcacagcttgcaggatctcagttccctgaccagtgaaagcccagaatcctaatcacaaggctaccagggaactcccgcATTATTCTTTTTAAGTTGCACAGTAATCCATTGTATTACTGTACTAAAATTTATTCAACCCATctcctcttgttggacatttagattgtttccagacTTTTGCTAATGTAGTGAGTATCCCTGTATATATCATTTAATTCATATGTGAATATATCAGTAGGATAAATTTgtagaggtggaattgctggattaaagAATGTaagcatttaaattttaatagatgtTACAAATTGCCCTCCAGTgagttgtatcagtttacattcccactgtgAAGTAAATGAGAGGGACTCTTTCCTTGGTATCTCTCtaagacaaaattataaaacaatttttcccAATCTCCTGGAGTAAAAAAGGTGTCttgtgtagttttaatttgcctttctcatttatcttaaaatgatgaggttgagcatctgatggtttttaatgttctttgttttagcttcatttaaaaaaataaagcatatattaCACATGATACAAAGGCCAAAGGGTCAAAAAGGTATATAAGGAAAATGTCTCTTTCCTCCCCTAAACCCAGCTATCTAGTCTATCTCTAGCTAGGAGGCAGCTACTATTAACTCTTTTTTTGATATCATTCtagaaatatttgtataaaagCATATATGTTAAAACTGTTTTAATGTTCTGCTTTATTGTttgtaaaaatgaaagcaacctgaatgtccatcagtaTAAGAGACTATAAAATATATTGTGTGaatacacaatagaatactgtaaccatgaaaaagaatgaaatatttctaTGTGTGCTCATATGGACTAATCTTCaagatttattaaatgaaaacagCAAGGTGCAGAGccatgtgtttaaaaatatatgcagtaCATTAGGTATATATTCTTGTATATGCATAGAAAATTTCTGGACTGACAGACTAGAAACTTGACAGTAGTTACTTCTGAGAAGGGAAATTTAGGGTCTGGGATGGTAGAGAGACCTAGGTTTCATTGCAGATGTCTTTATACTGTTAGAATTTTTTACTGTGTGTACACATTTTTCAGTTAATAAAAACTAGTTTTAAAAAGGGAATATCtgtaatctaaaataaaatagatcaaaTTTTTTCTAATTGCAAAAGAAATACTTGTTCTTTATAGATATGTTGGAAAATACAGAATGAcaccaagaaaaatatttaaaaagtcatccATAAATCCACAACCCAGAGGAACATAActttaacattttggtatatttccctcTAAACTTTCTCTACTGTATATGTGtgttatgtatacacacatatagacttgtgtatattaaagaaaatgaaaatgttatattttaaaatgccgTACTATATAGCTTTCTAATTTGtatagaatttttgtttttagtgccaAAATGTCCTGGATACAGCTTCTGTGTGATAAGCCCTGAATTTATTGAAGTTGCTGCCACCAAAATGATCATTAAAGCAATATTGactttaaattttataacttAATTACTTAACTAAGTTGTGTTAATAAACAGGTGGTGTTGGATAGGTTAGAaatggaagtttttattttttatttttggccgtaccacgcggcttgcgggatcttagtttcctgaccagggttcaaacccagggccccagcagtgaaagcaccgagtcctaaccactgaaccgccagggaatttccagaaATAGAAGTTTTTCACAAAATAAGGCCAGTGTTTTAAAATgacttattttaaatgtttttgaaggTGTAAAATTCCAGGACAGGTGGTCTTTTGTTGCTTGTTGCTCTACTGAAGGTTAGTTCAAACAATGAATGTTTGACTCACGGCTCTGTCAGACTGCTGCCTTCTATTTTGGTTAGTTTCTTCTCTCTCAGACTTTGGGCTTCCTCTGAATTGTCCTCTCTAGGGTTGTGAGGAAAGGTGGCAGGGCCATCCAGAGAAAAATCTTTTAGTCCTAGGGAAGTTGGTAGAAATAGAAGAATAACAATAAGGAAAACAGgcaatttttgtctttattttccagGTCCACTCTGATCTAGAGGAAGGTTTCTTCCTActtgtgatttttctattttaagcagatagatttttttttatactaaGATATCAGAGAAATGTTAACTTGTTATTTAAGGCTTTAAATGCTATCTGTGCCTTCAAGCAGTATAAAATCTATGGCTCGGTTCTTGGGAATATGATACTTTGAAAGTTGTTTTGCATTATTTTCATGGTTGCcaaaaaatgttcatattttttatatatgaagagagttttatctgaaaatgtgcttatcacaaaatattctattttcagATATTTAGTCTTGGATATTGCAGATAATCCAGTTGAAAATATAATACGTTTTTTCCCCATGGTAGGtatcaatattttaatatcatttaaaatttatttatgatttgACCTCTTAATTGTGGTTCTAAAACTTAATGAAACATGATTTTCTCCTGTACTACTTTTACTTTGTTATGTCTGAAAATTGTgggattatatttttttaaaaatttattatttttaaaacctttttatgatctccaaatatttgagaaatcacacttcaaatttcttaaattcaaACTAATATTTAAACTTGTAATAGTTGTATTTGTAGCATTTTGGAGATTTTTGACATAAGGtaatttttattcatataaataatcaggaaattattttcaatatgtttcactgtatgtatgtatgtattttatgctTATGTTACTCCACATGTTTTATTATAACACATTGTCTTTTGCCTTCAGactaaagaatttattgatgggAGCTTACAAAGTGGAggtaaataatattcctttacttagcttatgtttatttttaggaGATTATTTATGATAGTTAATTTTTTAGTTAGTATTCTTCTTAATTACAACTTTCATATTCTGCATTTATGTCTTCCCAAATTTGTATTTTCccaactttttgtttcatttggatAGACTTTCTTAAATATCTCTGTAGAACTATTTTTCATGTTCTGGGTCAGCTTTAAATCTCTTTTAACCTAAAAGTCTACTGTAATCTCCACAcagttaatataaataaattcaagGATTTGAAAATTAGTAAGTATCCAAACTGtacatataaaatacacaaaatgtttaagaaaagatttattttattgtagtatgatacatagttttaatatattttagctGCTGAATCAGGTATCTTTCTATCAGAATAACTATTTCTTGTTTTTCAGGAAAAGTTCTTGTCCATGGGAATGCAGGGATCTCCAGGAGGTATGAAGTTAGAGataatctttctttctcttgcattTAATTAATGagttgtgttttctgtttttttctaaaaattttttccccctcttcagTGCTGCCTTTGTTATTGCATACATTATGGAAACATTTGGAATGAAGTACAGGTAAGAAAGTACTCTGAAACCTAGCCACAATTTAGATTCTCATTAAAATAAAGCTTAATGGAGACGGTTTAGGAGCTTTAAGTTAATAATCTCCTGATTTTGTCATCTAGTCATGTTTGATTAGGCAGGCCCTTTTATCCCATGGTTAAGTCTCTTAATCCTTGTAGCGTGTCTACCTTGTATAGATCCACTTAGGCtaatgtttgttattttatggAGCTAGTGCtaacttgttattttaaaaaccaaagataATTATAGTTGGAATAACCCATGGAAAACTGCTTGCTTACTACTAGGGAATTGGTTAATCTGAGTTTAAAAACTCTTAGACAAAGATGTAATTGCTTGCTTTGtttaaaagattaatttattatgttttcctttaacagTAGTTGGGTGAAAAATTACCTAAGAATTGTTAGTGTCTGTTCACAATTCATTGTTTGTCTTATCCAAAATCATCTTTTCCAAGCATATTGCAtagacaaaagagagagagagagacaggctgATGAGCTTTTCACCCtacaacaaaccaaaaaagcTGGCCAATgtacagtattttctttcttagtgtgTCTTGTACAAGTTAGAAATCTGTTGTAATCATTGATACCGCCTTCTCTTTCACTCCTCATGTCCCAAACTGATCCTTTACCAAATCCTGTCTGTTTTTTGTCCTGAAGTATTCCTTGAATCTGGCTCtttctctttatcattatttaaTCTCCCTAATCCAAGCTCTAGTCATGTTTCCTTTGGACTCTTCCAGTAGTCACCTTCTTAGTGGtctcatgttttctttccttctctagtCTGTTCTGTTCTCCACACCACAGTGAGAATGATTTTCTCAAAAGATAAATCTGATCATATGTTACCTTACCCTAAAAAGCTTTCAAATGTTTCTGATCCTTAATAATTCTTAACATGGCCAATGAAACTTCACATGACATGCCCCTATCAATCTCTCCATTCTAATGCTGTGTTCCCAATTAACCCTCTCCATTTGAGCTATGTTCAGCATTGGATCCACATGCCTCACATATAGTAGACATTCAAatgctttagttttttttttttccaagttatctttaattaattaattaatttatttatttatttttggctgcgttgagtcttctttgctgcacatgggctttctctagttgcggcgaacgggggctactcttcgttgcagtgcgtgggcttctcattgcagtggcttctcttgttgtggagcacggactctaggcgcacgggcttcagtagttgtggcgcatggacttagttgcttcacagcatgtgggatcttcccggaccagggatggaacccgtgtcccctgcattggcaggcagattcttaaccactgtgccaccagggaagtcccaaatgctttagtttatttggtattttttatcttaaaattataatggaaaagttTGCTTAAAAGTGttaattcttaaatattatttgaatacaAATGCTTTTATTTAACTGAAAAAGAGTAATATGCGctagattttgttttatatattctcttTATTATTTGGTGATGTGTcagtaataatattaatagtgaaaataacttcCATTTATTGGGTTTTTGCCATGTGCCAGATACTATTCTAGGCACTTTTATCTCAACAACACACGGAAGTCCCTATACTTCTCATTTATTAACCAGTAATAATATCTGAGCATGTACTGTGTGACAGATGCTGTACACGATGTGTTATActtattattttccatctttacAGTAGTGCTCCAAGATAGGAATTATTATAATgcctaatttacagatgagaaaaataaagcttagAGAAGCTGAGAAGTGTCCCCtaggacacacagctgggaagcaAACGAATTGTGATACTTAGTCTGACcatgctttcaggttttccacTACAATTCACTATCTCTCTGTAGTACAAGCTGTATGATTATGATTTTCTATTTTAGGTAAATTGTTAGGAAAGTTCCTATTTTAGATAAATTCTGGAAAAATTGAGATTAATTCATGAAATGATATTATcgccttagttttctttttttgttttcagagaTGCATTTGCTTACGTTCAAGAAAGAAGATTCTGTATTAATCCTAATGCTGGATTTGTCCATCAGCTTCAGGtaacttctctcttcttcctctttaagGCAGTCAGAAAGTAGGATAATTAAAATCTTATGTTCATGTAATTTAGTTGTAGTATTTACTttgtaaatacttaaaaattgcCATAATCTGATTAATTTGATTCTTTGTTCAAGTTTACATCTGTATttaaaattatcaatattttcttaaaagctaccattaacaagaaaaaaagagttaaaggCACATTTTTCAACCTAAAGTAAAATAATTGATGTTAGAAATgtcttcagttacttctttaatttaatcACACATACAGAGCATAAGAGAGTTTTGATTCTAAACGTATTACATATAGCAGCCTTTTCTGTTTTATATGCTttatcttttccatattctttcacATTTGATGATGCCTAGAAGATGCACTAAAAAGACAGTAAAGTAAACCTGTGAATTTAtctgattaatttatttaatttttttccaagaagGAAAATCATAGGTGAAGACTGTGCTCTGGCTGATTCCATCCAGTTATGCAGGAATAAATCTCACATTGAGACATCAAGAGCGCTACAAAATGGGTTGTCTCAGTTACCAAACTTTAAAtcttacttcatttttatttttaattcacttttagtttttacttcatttaaaagagaaaaaaatactcacggttaaaaaaataaaaattcaataatgCCTAAGAAGAATACTTGAAAAGTAAGTCTCCTTAATAGTATATCTTGAAGATCATATATAGCTCTACCTgcataatatttttatgtgtatatgtacatagatgtatgtatgtatcgcAGTTATATAAGACCAGTTGCTTATACATGGACCTTTAGATTGTTTCCAGCCTTTCACGATTTTAAACAACATGGGAAAGAATATCCTGGTAGGTACATCTTTGTTTACATGTGTGAATGCACCTGTATGATAATTGAtcagagtagaattgctgggtcagagggCATTTGAAATTTGATGTTGCCAAATTGCCTCTAAAAAGGCTTCAGGAAACAAGGGGTACCTGTTTACCCATACCTAATCAATACCAATAGTGAAAGTGTTTTATGAAACTTCTTGATCATTGTTATCATGGTGGTAAAAGTGACAACTCCTTAtgatttgcctatttttctatcaGGTTGTTGGTCTTTTTCTCATTGGCTTGTAAGGACTCTGTATATTAAGAAAATCTATCTTTATCCAACTGATTGgaaatgccatttttattatatacCAAATTCTGATCTAtacttgagtctgtttctgaccttgtattttgttccattgatctgcttATTGCTGCACTTGTATCAAACAGTTTTAAATACTATAATATTATGTAAGTAATTTATATTACTTATATCAAGTAATTTAATCAAGATCCCCTCATTAATGtgttttctggaattttcctgGCATGTTCTTAACACTTATTTTTTGGTGTGACCTTTACTGGAAAGAGTCCTGtggttgtttttattaaaaacattatcTCTACATTCACAGTTCAAAAGGAATTGAcacctttaaatttttcttagtaTGTTCCTCTCTAAGAGTATGTTCCATTTATTCAAGTCAATTTCTATGTCTTTtagtgttttaaagttttctttatatagaATATATGCATTTCTTAtgaaatttattcctattttcttttattcccattatacataaaatgtttttttcctccagtatGTTTTTCTCATTGCTTACTTGTATATAGgaaagctattgatttttgttgttttcagttgGCAACCTTATTAACTctaaacaattctgaaaaattttCTAGTTGATTGTCTTAGATTTTCATCTCCAAATCATAAtaattttgcaacttttctaattttttttttctttctcattggaTGGTCATTGTATCAGAATCATGATAAGTAATAGTGGTATAGTACTTGTACTTTATTCTTGATTTCAATGTCAGTGCTTCTAGTattgcactgtgtgtgtgtgtgtgtgtgtgtgtatgtatgtatgtatgtattcatcTGTGCCTATGTAAAGAGATTTTACCAGGAATAGATGTTGATAtttagcttaaaaaaatttttttttatggaatGACTGTAGTTTTACTCCTTTAAGCCATTAATATGGTGAGTTGAATTATTGGATCACATTATGCTAGATTTCTTAATTTTGAATCATCATTTTGGTTCACAAATGGATCTCACTTGGTTATGGTAGACTATGTTCCGTGAATGTGTTGCTAGATTCtatttgtcagtatttttttaaagattttggaaTTAGTTGAAtaagtgatattggtttgtaatttttttctatactaCCCTCTTCTGGTTTGGGTGTTTATCACgtgattctcatttttaaaatggaaacttgCTTTCTCTTTATGTGCTCTAGAACAATGTAAATTAGATTGGACTTACGGGCTTCTTGGTGTTCTGATATATGGTACCTGTGAAATCATTGGaccttgattttttaatttaatttggttattcattatttcattcatttgtatattttgagggTGGACCAATTCTTGGACAGCTTTTCTTCGTTTGGTAGGTTAAGTCTGATTTTCATATACTCCTCAGGTCACTTTGGATGGTTTCATAATCTCTTATATAATCATTCATTTCATGGGATTTGAGATAAAattgaggaaaatatttttccattcttttttctaattttgtgtatctgtgctttcttttttccttgatctGGTTAGTTTATATAAATTTTCTGTATTTGAATTTCTGCTTGCTTTCTGCTTTCCttaggtttttgttgtttgtgctgctgctgctgttattcTTTAGTGAATTTCCTGAGTTGAAAGCttagtttttcattctttcaggAATTCAAGACCATGAATTATCCTCTTAGCATTGCTTTAGCCATATTCTACATATCGTACATAGATTCTGCTatgcaatatttttattattgttatagcTTGATATTCTGTGATTtcacttttgattttattttttacttaacatttgtttgagagtttttttttttttaaaaactatataggTGACaaggtttattttctatttttgttcatttctaatactatttacttcttgaattttttaatgttttcttcgtGGCCTAATATACAGTTGTATTCTCTGTTTTCAGGGCATAAAGCTCAATatacagtcgtccctcagtatccgtgggggattggtttcaggacacccccctccccctgccgccCCGTGAATTCCaaatcttatataaaatggcatagtacagtcagtcctctgtatctgtgggttctgcatccgTGCATAGAGGGCTGATAGTATTTGTTCACTTCGTCTGTCTTGGGCTGAGAGGTGAATTGAAACTCCTTTACTTTattatgtttctgtttattttttctttagttcttctagtttctTTGCCAATTTTGGTACTGTGTTATTTGGTAGGTAAAATTCAAGTTAGGTCTTCATTGtagttatctatttattattccttcattcaattattttactttgaaattaaCCTTGTGTAATATTGTTTGCATTTGCCTTGTgagtttcttcattccttttcttccACCTTTCTAAATCACTTTGTTTTAGATGCATTTCCTATATATGGTCTATGGCTGGATTTTGTTATTTGATTTAtcactatttttctttaataggtGAATTTATCCCACTTTCTTGCACTAAAAATGATATATACTTTTGTCTGTCCTTTTATTTCATGTCACGCTTTCTCTTTTAAGTgcatcttttttaaacttttcactaTAAAGTTTATGAATTCTTTGTATGTTTGTattcttttgataatttttaaatttattgtttttagttctAATGGGCACAATTGTAACTttatagtatatacatatgtttctTGAGTTATCACTTTTAAATAACTATCAGTTGATTTCcactataaaagataaaaatttatatacctctacttctttcctccttcccctccactaCCTGCTTTGTTATTAGTCTTAGTTCTTCTAGGAGTTACCTcttatacctttaaaaatatttaaatattataccTCTTGTTACTTAGCAATATAAGATCATCTACTTAAACTACCTCCTGTTATATGTCCTGccatctcctttttttaaaaaaaagattatacttTTTCTACATTGTTAcagattataatatttatattctatCCTATAACCGCATTTTCTAGTTGTTCATCCTTAGTTCTACATTTAAATAGGATTCTAGCTTCTTTATTCAACTACTGGAGTTTGTCTTTGAGCATTATTTTCAAGAAGAGTTCTTGGAAACTATATTCCGTTAAGTCCTggcattttggaaaatatttttctgttgctCTTATGTTTGAATGACAATTGGCtagataaaaattttttgtttaatacTTTTTCCCTTATGGGTTTGCACACAGACCTGACATTGAATATTGCTCCAGAGAAGTCTGAGGGGagcctaatttaaaaaatttttcccccTTAAAAGACTTGATTGGGAGGAGGAGGTGTTGTCTGGATGAACATAGGATGCTTTATCAAGGTATATCTTGTTGATTGTTCTATATTAACTTCTCAGTCTTAGTATGCCCTTAGCACTTACAGATTCACACCTTCCCTTATTTCAGAAAGTTTTCTTCTACTATGTATTTggcttctgtttttgttgttctgtttCATTTGCCTGGCTTTTTCTCCCAGAGACATATTTTATATTGGTTCCCTTTTTCTTCCATATCTGCCATTTTCTCTGTAATtattttcaactttgttcttttctcttttggcttGATTTTTCTCaagcttttc comes from Balaenoptera ricei isolate mBalRic1 chromosome 2, mBalRic1.hap2, whole genome shotgun sequence and encodes:
- the STYX gene encoding serine/threonine/tyrosine-interacting protein isoform X2; this translates as MEDVKLEFPSLPQCKEDAEEWTYPMRREMQLPILQKHGITHIICIRQNIEANFIKPNFQQLFRYLVLDIADNPVENIIRFFPMTKEFIDGSLQSGGKVLVHGNAGISRSAAFVIAYIMETFGMKYRDAFAYVQERRFCINPNAGFVHQLQEYEAIYLAKLTIQMMSPLQIERSLSVHSGTTGSLKRTHEEEDDFGNMQVATAQNG
- the STYX gene encoding serine/threonine/tyrosine-interacting protein isoform X1: MEDVKLEFPSLPQCKEDAEEWTYPMRREMQEILPGLFLGPYSSAMKSKLPILQKHGITHIICIRQNIEANFIKPNFQQLFRYLVLDIADNPVENIIRFFPMTKEFIDGSLQSGGKVLVHGNAGISRSAAFVIAYIMETFGMKYRDAFAYVQERRFCINPNAGFVHQLQEYEAIYLAKLTIQMMSPLQIERSLSVHSGTTGSLKRTHEEEDDFGNMQVATAQNG